GCCATGTTTAAAATAGGCGTGATGGCTTCCGGTGGTGGAAGCAACTTTAAAGCAATCATTGACCGCATTGGCGAGGGCGACCTCGAGGCCCAATGCAAGTTCCTGATCACCAACAATGGTGGTTGCGGGGCTGTTTCTCACGCGGAATCTTACGGGATTCCCGTTTTCCATATTTCGGGCAAAACGCATTCCGATAGGGCTGCTTACGAAGCCGCTCTTTTAGAAGTCATCGATCGCTACGATATTGATTTGTTGATTTTGGCGGGCTATATGAAGGCCTTGCCGGCAAGCCTCATCAAAAGGCTTCCGGATCGCATTCTGAACATTCACCCCTCGCTTTTGCCCAAGTATGGCGGCAAGGGCTTCTGGGGAATTCACGTGCATGAGGCCGTGGTTGCTGCCCACGAAAAGGAATCGGGCCCGACGGTTCACTTGGTCAGCGAAGAAATCGACCAGGGCCGAATCTTGGCGCAGACGAAGGTTCCGGTGCTCGCAGACGACACTCCCGAGGTCTTGGCAGCCCGCGTGCTGGTGCAGGAACACGCCCTCTACTGGAAGACGATTAAGGATTACGCCGCTCAATTAGGCTTGTAACCCATGAAATTCAAGGTTCCGGCATTTCTCGAAGGCATTGAAGCCCCTGTCGATGGCGAAATCGCCATGCGCAAGTTCGCCGCGCAAGCGGGGGAGAACGCGATCGTGGTCGGTATCGACGAAGTCGGTCGTGGCCCGCTGGCAGGCCCGGTGGTGGCGTGTGCAGCCGTCCTGAAGGCGCCCGATGCGCTCCTGACGCTCAACGACTCCAAGAAGCTCACTCGCCCCAAGCGCGAAGCCATGTACCAGGATGTGCAAGATGCCTGTGCCTGCTTTGCCGTGGCAAGCGCCTCGGTCGAAGAAATTGACCGCATGAACATTCTGGAAGCGGACTTTCTGGCCATGCGCCGCGCCCTGCAGGCCCTGGGCATGCCCGGCTTGCATGAATCCGCCCCTCAAATCCCGGTATTCCAGAAAGGCTCCTTTGCCGAGGTTCTCGGCTCGCCGCTCAAGGCCCAGGGCTCGTTGCTCATCGCCGTCGACGGCAATCTCAAAATTCACGGGATTCCCGAAGAAATGCAGATTCCCGTGGTCAAGGGCGATGGCCGCATTGCAAGCATCTCGGCAGCCTCGATTTTGGCAAAAGTATTCCGTGACCGCTACATGGACGACCTCGAAAAGAAGTTCCCCGGCTACGGTTTTGACAAGCATGCCGGTTACGGAACCAAGGCTCACCTTGACGCAATCCGCCGTCTCGGCATGACTGCGGAACATCGTAAAAGCTTTCACCCCAAGAGTTTACAGACGGAGCTTGATCTGTAGGCCTGTTTTTGTAAACTTTTGTTTCTTACGATATTGTTGCAAATTTTACCTAGGACCCCGGAATTTTTTCCGTGGTCTTTTGCTATATTGTTGTCAAACAACAAGATACGAGTCTTTTTCCGGCTAACGGGAGGTGATTTTGAACAATTCGGTACCTTTACTCCAAATGCTTTCGCAGTCCGACATCGCGACAATCGTGATTTTGGGCATCTTGGCGGTCATGTCGC
Above is a genomic segment from Fibrobacter sp. UWB5 containing:
- the purN gene encoding phosphoribosylglycinamide formyltransferase, with the translated sequence MFKIGVMASGGGSNFKAIIDRIGEGDLEAQCKFLITNNGGCGAVSHAESYGIPVFHISGKTHSDRAAYEAALLEVIDRYDIDLLILAGYMKALPASLIKRLPDRILNIHPSLLPKYGGKGFWGIHVHEAVVAAHEKESGPTVHLVSEEIDQGRILAQTKVPVLADDTPEVLAARVLVQEHALYWKTIKDYAAQLGL
- a CDS encoding ribonuclease HII → MKFKVPAFLEGIEAPVDGEIAMRKFAAQAGENAIVVGIDEVGRGPLAGPVVACAAVLKAPDALLTLNDSKKLTRPKREAMYQDVQDACACFAVASASVEEIDRMNILEADFLAMRRALQALGMPGLHESAPQIPVFQKGSFAEVLGSPLKAQGSLLIAVDGNLKIHGIPEEMQIPVVKGDGRIASISAASILAKVFRDRYMDDLEKKFPGYGFDKHAGYGTKAHLDAIRRLGMTAEHRKSFHPKSLQTELDL